From the Maioricimonas rarisocia genome, one window contains:
- the cas8g1 gene encoding type I-G CRISPR-associated protein Cas8g1/Csx17, which translates to MNDSRHEIELRGCAPVPLAHYLKALGILRLVAEQLDPKAQGWWDRDVFRLRSQLDEDGLVEFFLENYSPTPLVAPWNGGSGFFPKDNTAAIDAIRDGSAERLTSYREAIRASERVLKSLSLTAKPDEISKALLLQECRNRFPDEFLAWLDAAYVMTDDGAKFPPILGTGGNDGRLEFTNNFMQRLCELFDPDTGLPRAGNAYTLESALFGVVSNEQTKAPIGQFDPGSAGGPNATTGYEDAPRINLWDFVLALEGAIAFAASSVKKLESLKSGTLAYPFCVRTVGAGYGSASASDESASRAEMWLPLWERPSHFAAVSMLLSEGRAEVPGRKARNGVDFARAISSLGIDRGISSFQRFAFQQRYGLSYLAVPLGRQPVRLVPGVHSLIAPLDPWLDRFRSAASKENAPARAGRALRRLESAILDLCSYGRKEDALAVLIALGEAESAVAVSPRLREAVRSPLPLLKVDWLTQTYDRSPEFRLAASLASLWHPSLGPLRRHLEAVDPTSCAKGFPRWSRDGDDPAMVWGGGNLVRNLNALLRRRIIDVLRLGGEKGENELLAPLKGRCPAAPRDIADFIDGRVNDQRIEALLRGLMLLDWKSFKGEHRDLLRGPDHPLPDAAWALLKLCHLPFTLDDVPIRLTPAITMRATSGDGPGATRLAARRLRSSGLPPAVEVVPVQRDRMRRIAAALVFPIEKFTAGRLRRFVQRRKDQDEDDTTPDTRPAEST; encoded by the coding sequence ATGAACGACTCGCGACACGAGATTGAACTTCGCGGATGTGCTCCGGTGCCGCTGGCCCACTATCTCAAGGCGTTGGGGATTCTCCGCCTTGTCGCGGAGCAGCTCGATCCAAAGGCGCAGGGCTGGTGGGACCGGGACGTGTTCCGGCTGCGGTCGCAGCTGGACGAAGACGGGCTGGTGGAGTTCTTTCTGGAGAATTACAGCCCGACGCCACTTGTTGCTCCGTGGAACGGCGGCAGTGGTTTCTTTCCGAAGGACAACACCGCCGCTATTGATGCGATTCGCGACGGCTCTGCAGAGCGTCTCACGTCCTACCGCGAGGCAATTCGAGCCAGCGAACGCGTTCTCAAATCGTTGTCGTTGACCGCGAAACCGGACGAGATATCAAAGGCACTGCTCCTTCAGGAATGTCGCAACCGCTTTCCCGACGAATTCCTGGCCTGGCTCGACGCAGCGTATGTAATGACGGATGACGGAGCCAAGTTCCCTCCCATTCTCGGCACCGGAGGAAACGATGGGCGGTTGGAGTTCACGAACAACTTTATGCAGAGGCTCTGTGAGCTGTTCGATCCAGACACTGGTCTGCCTCGTGCGGGCAATGCATACACGTTGGAGAGCGCCCTCTTTGGTGTCGTCTCCAATGAACAAACGAAGGCGCCAATCGGTCAGTTTGACCCTGGAAGCGCCGGGGGCCCCAACGCGACGACCGGCTACGAAGATGCTCCCCGTATCAATTTGTGGGACTTCGTGCTGGCGCTCGAAGGAGCGATCGCGTTCGCGGCGTCGAGCGTTAAGAAGCTCGAGTCGCTGAAGTCCGGCACACTGGCGTACCCGTTTTGTGTGCGTACGGTTGGTGCCGGGTACGGGTCGGCATCCGCCTCCGACGAATCGGCGTCGCGAGCCGAGATGTGGCTACCACTGTGGGAGAGACCGAGCCACTTCGCAGCCGTGTCGATGCTTCTGTCCGAAGGGAGGGCGGAAGTACCAGGGCGAAAGGCTCGTAATGGTGTCGATTTCGCCCGTGCAATCTCGTCACTTGGAATCGATCGTGGCATCTCGTCGTTTCAGCGATTTGCTTTTCAACAGCGTTACGGGCTCTCGTACCTGGCGGTACCGCTGGGACGCCAACCAGTGCGACTCGTTCCCGGAGTCCACTCGCTCATCGCCCCGCTCGATCCCTGGCTGGACCGATTCCGTTCGGCCGCCAGTAAAGAGAATGCACCGGCCCGTGCGGGGCGCGCCCTGCGTCGACTCGAATCGGCGATCCTCGACCTGTGCAGCTACGGCCGCAAGGAGGACGCACTGGCCGTCCTGATCGCGCTCGGCGAGGCCGAGTCCGCAGTCGCCGTTTCTCCCAGACTGCGTGAGGCTGTCCGCTCACCGCTCCCTCTGCTTAAGGTCGACTGGCTCACGCAGACATATGACCGTTCACCCGAATTTCGTCTGGCCGCTTCACTGGCGAGTCTGTGGCATCCGTCCCTCGGGCCGCTCCGCCGACATCTCGAAGCAGTCGATCCCACCTCGTGCGCAAAGGGTTTTCCCCGATGGAGCCGGGATGGCGATGATCCGGCCATGGTGTGGGGCGGCGGCAACCTGGTCCGCAACCTCAATGCTCTGCTGCGACGCCGGATCATCGACGTCCTGCGACTGGGCGGCGAGAAAGGCGAGAACGAACTGCTGGCCCCTCTGAAGGGACGGTGCCCGGCAGCGCCGCGCGACATCGCCGACTTCATCGACGGTCGGGTCAACGATCAGCGGATCGAGGCGCTGCTGAGGGGACTGATGCTCCTGGACTGGAAGTCATTCAAAGGAGAGCATCGCGACCTGTTGCGCGGCCCCGATCACCCCTTGCCCGATGCCGCGTGGGCTCTGCTCAAACTGTGTCACCTGCCGTTCACGCTGGACGACGTACCGATCCGCCTGACGCCGGCAATCACGATGCGGGCCACATCCGGAGACGGCCCCGGAGCGACGCGGCTGGCCGCCCGGCGACTCCGATCCTCCGGCCTGCCCCCCGCTGTGGAAGTTGTTCCCGTCCAGCGCGACCGGATGCGACGCATCGCGGCAGCACTTGTGTTTCCGATTGAGAAGTTCACGGCAGGTCGGCTGCGGAGATTCGTCCAGCGACGGAAGGATCAGGACGAGGACGACACGACTCCCGACACGCGTCCTGCGGAATCGACTTAG
- the cas3g gene encoding type I-G CRISPR-associated helicase/endonuclease Cas3g: MSYEQFFRKAMRSSHETEGFSPYPYQGRMAACNQWPTLLNVPTGVGKTAAVVLAWLYRRHAADTDVRQQTPRRLVYCLPMRTLVEQTQSNVNQWLTNLDLADGDDRVDVHVLMGGEEADDWDLHPDRDAILIGTQDMLISRALNRGYGMSRYRWPVHFALLNNDCQWVLDETQLMGVGSTTAAQLDGFRQSLSTYGPAHTLWMSATLDTGAVETVDNPKLDGGWTAEALGDDDFAHEDVDRLIKASKPCGKAATELSPNSAKKGYEAALADEILSAHRPGTLSLVVVNQVMRAQKLTQSLQKALKKNEDAPEVDLIHSRYRPHERRPQQERALDEDHLPDAGRIIVATQAIEAGVDLSAATLFTELAPWSSLVQRFGRCNRRGVCGHDGVPEAQVRWVDIDTVDVKKARPLALPYQVEELDQAREIVSSLDDVGPAVLANQHAEQPDSVVHVIRRKDLLDLFDTTPDLSGNDLDVSRYIREADDTSVQVYWRDWDISPSTRQFQPPAPNDDDAAVEFPAPDRDELCGVAVGQFRDFAKKLRKQEKTRHLLWRWEPLERQWNEVEPEQIRPGTVLLLHATAGGYDCDLGWTGDPKHRPVCDCRKDLHVANEAMDDDDTGSGPIELAVHLRDVADEAESLQKTLQAEFSDDLPWAAVVRAARWHDVGKAHPAFQAAMGDCEQVTAKDPDGTKLWAKSGRKGYPGYRIPQGEDAAPQFRKGFRHELASALAWLARHEGEDCADLVAYLVAAHHGKVRMSIRSMPNESRPPEPSRLFARGIWSGDRMPLVDADASAGEVAGEVALDLELMKLGDSDDGRPSWLSRTLDLRERFGPFRLAFLETLVRVADWRGSKGETEK, translated from the coding sequence ATGTCCTACGAACAATTCTTCCGCAAGGCAATGCGGTCGTCCCACGAGACCGAAGGGTTCAGCCCCTACCCGTACCAGGGGCGGATGGCTGCCTGCAACCAGTGGCCGACACTGCTGAACGTGCCCACTGGAGTCGGCAAGACGGCCGCGGTTGTCCTGGCTTGGCTATACCGACGGCATGCGGCAGACACAGATGTCCGCCAGCAGACACCCCGCCGGCTGGTCTACTGCCTGCCGATGCGGACGCTCGTCGAACAGACACAGTCGAATGTCAACCAATGGCTGACAAATCTCGACCTGGCCGACGGAGATGACCGGGTCGATGTCCATGTGCTGATGGGGGGGGAGGAGGCGGACGACTGGGATCTGCACCCCGATCGGGATGCCATCCTGATCGGGACACAGGACATGCTCATCTCCCGGGCGCTCAACCGGGGCTACGGCATGAGCCGATATCGCTGGCCGGTTCATTTTGCCCTGCTGAACAACGACTGCCAGTGGGTGCTCGATGAGACGCAGCTGATGGGAGTCGGCAGCACAACCGCCGCCCAGCTTGACGGATTCCGTCAGAGCCTGAGCACGTACGGACCGGCGCACACACTGTGGATGTCGGCGACGCTCGACACCGGGGCGGTTGAAACGGTGGACAACCCCAAGCTGGACGGCGGATGGACCGCCGAGGCCCTCGGTGACGACGACTTTGCTCACGAAGACGTCGACCGGCTGATCAAGGCATCCAAACCCTGCGGCAAGGCTGCGACAGAACTTTCTCCCAACAGCGCAAAGAAGGGGTACGAAGCGGCCCTGGCCGATGAGATCCTCTCCGCACACCGCCCGGGTACGTTGTCACTGGTGGTCGTCAATCAGGTGATGCGTGCGCAAAAACTCACGCAGTCACTGCAGAAAGCTCTCAAAAAGAACGAGGATGCTCCCGAAGTCGACCTCATCCACTCGCGGTACCGGCCCCACGAGCGGCGGCCGCAGCAGGAGCGGGCTCTCGACGAGGATCACCTTCCCGACGCGGGGCGGATTATTGTCGCCACGCAGGCGATTGAAGCGGGAGTCGACCTGTCGGCCGCGACGCTCTTCACCGAGCTGGCCCCCTGGTCGTCGCTGGTACAGCGGTTCGGACGCTGCAACCGTCGTGGCGTGTGTGGTCACGACGGAGTTCCCGAAGCACAGGTTCGATGGGTCGACATCGACACCGTAGACGTCAAGAAGGCCCGGCCACTGGCTCTTCCCTATCAGGTCGAGGAACTGGACCAGGCACGTGAGATTGTCAGCAGCCTGGACGATGTGGGTCCGGCGGTTCTCGCGAACCAGCACGCTGAACAGCCCGATTCTGTTGTCCACGTCATCCGGCGCAAGGATCTGCTCGACCTGTTCGACACCACTCCGGATCTGAGCGGCAATGACCTGGACGTGTCGCGTTATATCCGTGAGGCGGATGACACCAGCGTGCAGGTGTACTGGCGAGACTGGGATATCAGCCCGTCAACCCGGCAGTTCCAGCCACCCGCTCCGAACGATGACGACGCGGCTGTGGAATTCCCTGCTCCGGACCGGGACGAACTGTGTGGCGTGGCGGTCGGGCAGTTCCGCGATTTTGCGAAGAAGCTCAGAAAGCAGGAGAAGACGAGGCATCTGCTGTGGCGCTGGGAACCGCTCGAACGCCAGTGGAACGAGGTTGAGCCGGAACAGATTCGCCCGGGGACGGTCCTGCTGCTGCATGCGACGGCCGGCGGCTATGACTGCGATCTGGGGTGGACCGGCGATCCGAAACATCGTCCCGTCTGCGACTGCCGCAAAGACCTGCACGTGGCGAACGAAGCCATGGATGACGACGACACCGGCAGCGGGCCGATCGAACTTGCGGTGCACCTCCGCGATGTGGCCGACGAAGCAGAGTCGCTGCAGAAGACGCTTCAGGCGGAATTCAGTGACGACCTGCCATGGGCAGCCGTGGTTCGTGCAGCCAGGTGGCACGATGTAGGCAAGGCCCACCCAGCCTTTCAGGCGGCAATGGGGGACTGTGAACAGGTCACAGCGAAAGATCCCGACGGAACGAAGCTGTGGGCCAAGTCGGGGCGGAAGGGGTACCCCGGCTACCGGATTCCGCAGGGAGAGGATGCCGCCCCGCAATTTCGCAAAGGCTTCCGCCACGAACTCGCCAGTGCCCTGGCGTGGCTGGCCCGTCACGAAGGAGAGGATTGCGCGGATCTGGTTGCGTATCTGGTCGCGGCTCATCACGGCAAGGTGCGGATGAGCATCCGCAGTATGCCGAACGAGAGCCGGCCGCCGGAACCGTCCCGGCTGTTTGCGCGGGGGATCTGGTCCGGCGACCGGATGCCGCTTGTCGATGCCGACGCTTCGGCGGGAGAGGTGGCAGGAGAGGTCGCACTGGACCTCGAACTGATGAAGCTGGGCGACAGCGACGACGGTCGGCCAAGCTGGCTGTCGCGCACGCTGGATCTGCGGGAGCGATTCGGTCCGTTCCGGCTGGCGTTTCTGGAGACCCTGGTTCGGGTGGCGGACTGGCGCGGCAGCAAGGGGGAGACGGAGAAATGA
- a CDS encoding integrase core domain-containing protein — protein sequence MLIATATDRELAQALQYLKVENRILRDRLPKAIRVTPAERRQLLRFGTPLGTAISDLITIVTPRTFRRWVTADNSTDATSRKTGRPGTAAEMRQMITKLARETGWGYGRIQGELRRLGFEPPSISTIRNILKSVGIDPAPRRSSGTWCDFLARHASTLWACDFFTKQVWTLFGPVEMYLLVFIQIETRHIWISRGTQHPDSAWVAQQARNATMEMQDREGDSTRFLIHDRDTKFTKQFDGIFESSGVKVMKLPIHSPNLNAHCERVIQSIKQEVLDHFIVFGEHHLNHLVQEYAKYYHQLRPHQGIDNRVPLGNSPPSPRPPNPDELLCQHELGGVLKHYVRKAA from the coding sequence GTGCTCATCGCCACGGCCACGGATCGGGAGTTGGCTCAGGCACTGCAGTACCTGAAAGTCGAGAATCGGATTCTCAGAGACCGGCTTCCCAAGGCGATCCGGGTCACTCCAGCGGAGCGGCGGCAGCTGCTCAGATTTGGGACACCGTTGGGGACGGCCATCAGCGACCTCATTACCATTGTCACGCCTCGCACCTTTCGGCGTTGGGTCACGGCTGACAACAGCACCGATGCGACTTCCCGGAAGACTGGCCGGCCGGGGACCGCAGCCGAAATGCGGCAGATGATCACCAAACTGGCCCGTGAAACCGGCTGGGGTTACGGCCGCATTCAGGGGGAGTTGAGGCGGTTGGGATTTGAGCCGCCGTCGATTTCCACCATTCGGAATATTCTCAAATCCGTCGGCATCGACCCCGCTCCGCGTCGCAGTTCCGGCACCTGGTGTGACTTTCTGGCTCGTCACGCCAGTACGCTCTGGGCCTGTGATTTCTTCACCAAACAGGTCTGGACTCTCTTCGGCCCGGTGGAGATGTACCTGCTGGTCTTCATTCAGATCGAGACCCGGCACATCTGGATTTCCCGAGGGACGCAGCATCCCGATTCTGCCTGGGTGGCTCAGCAGGCCAGAAACGCCACCATGGAGATGCAGGACCGCGAGGGCGATTCCACTCGGTTTCTGATTCACGACCGCGACACCAAATTCACGAAGCAGTTCGATGGCATCTTCGAGTCGTCGGGCGTCAAAGTGATGAAACTCCCAATTCACAGCCCGAACCTCAACGCTCATTGCGAGCGGGTGATTCAATCGATCAAACAGGAAGTCCTGGACCATTTCATCGTCTTTGGCGAACACCATCTGAATCATCTCGTGCAGGAGTACGCCAAATACTATCACCAGCTGCGGCCCCATCAGGGTATCGACAACCGTGTTCCGTTGGGGAATTCTCCTCCGTCCCCACGCCCGCCGAATCCGGACGAACTTCTCTGCCAGCACGAACTTGGTGGCGTCCTCAAGCACTACGTCCGCAAGGCGGCGTAA
- a CDS encoding RNA polymerase sigma factor, with amino-acid sequence MDRESYRKLFKHTSSDDPQRDADSLHDAYIETGAEDLEKLRRYARYRAVDERRRIRRHTADSPTEQLKAGGRDCDPCDNAERKEYRQRVADALMLLKPEQRELAIALWWHELKPTEIACRLNVCVKTVYRRKNALCAVLRTLLDYCAPNAN; translated from the coding sequence GTGGACAGGGAATCCTACCGAAAGTTGTTCAAACACACATCCTCTGATGACCCGCAACGTGATGCTGACAGCCTTCATGATGCATACATCGAGACGGGGGCAGAAGATCTGGAGAAGCTGCGGCGCTATGCACGGTATCGCGCCGTCGACGAGCGCCGGCGTATCAGACGTCATACTGCCGACTCCCCTACGGAGCAACTCAAAGCAGGTGGCAGAGATTGTGATCCTTGCGACAACGCCGAAAGGAAGGAATACCGGCAACGCGTCGCGGACGCATTGATGCTACTGAAACCTGAGCAACGGGAGCTCGCCATCGCACTTTGGTGGCACGAGCTGAAGCCCACCGAGATTGCATGTCGCCTGAACGTCTGCGTCAAGACGGTATATCGGCGCAAGAACGCCTTGTGTGCCGTGCTCAGGACACTGCTGGACTACTGCGCCCCGAACGCCAACTGA
- a CDS encoding IS3 family transposase (programmed frameshift) gives MSKRRKRHSPEQIVRKLRDADAMLNAGQDLAAVLQTLEISEATYHRWRNQYGGMKSEEARRLKELEDENRRLKQLVADQALDIQMLKYVNSKKLVSPSARRAATGALQGEFPVSERRACAVLDQPRSTQRYQGRPRTDEPALCRRLRELVRRRPRFGYRRLTELLRREGWPVNAKRIRRLCRQEGLKVRRKRRKRRALGQSVNACHLRRAEHKDQVWCWDFVFARTTTGTTLKWLSIVDEHTRECLTLKVSRSITSEDVIDTLAELFAMRGVPQAIRSDNGPEFVSHAIRDWLKRLGIQTLYIAPGSPWENGFAESFHSKLVDEFLTQEEFDRLTTAQKLTASWQNDYNHVRPHSSLGYLTPAEFAARCSASVRPAASLQQNTDIPQPELS, from the exons ATGTCGAAACGACGAAAGCGGCACAGCCCCGAGCAGATCGTCAGGAAGCTGCGAGATGCCGATGCCATGCTGAATGCCGGCCAGGACCTGGCGGCCGTGCTGCAGACTCTGGAGATCAGTGAAGCGACTTACCACCGCTGGCGAAACCAGTACGGTGGCATGAAGTCCGAGGAAGCCAGGCGACTCAAGGAACTGGAGGACGAGAACCGCCGTCTGAAGCAACTCGTGGCGGACCAGGCCCTCGACATCCAGATGCTGAAGTACGTGAACTCAA AAAAACTGGTGAGCCCTTCGGCCAGGCGTGCGGCGACCGGGGCTCTCCAGGGAGAGTTCCCGGTCTCGGAACGAAGGGCGTGCGCGGTGCTGGATCAGCCGCGGAGCACGCAGCGATATCAGGGACGACCACGAACAGACGAGCCGGCGTTGTGCCGTCGGCTGCGGGAGCTGGTGCGGCGTCGGCCGCGTTTCGGTTACCGCAGACTGACCGAGCTTCTCCGGCGAGAGGGCTGGCCCGTGAACGCCAAGCGGATTCGTCGCCTGTGTCGTCAGGAAGGCCTGAAAGTGCGGAGAAAACGGCGGAAGCGACGCGCCCTCGGCCAGTCGGTGAACGCCTGCCATCTGCGTCGCGCGGAGCACAAAGACCAGGTGTGGTGCTGGGACTTCGTCTTCGCCCGGACGACAACAGGAACGACACTGAAGTGGCTGTCGATTGTGGACGAGCATACGCGGGAATGCCTGACTTTGAAGGTGTCGCGCAGCATCACGAGTGAAGACGTGATCGACACGCTGGCAGAGCTGTTTGCGATGCGAGGCGTGCCGCAGGCGATCCGGAGCGACAACGGCCCGGAGTTCGTCTCGCACGCGATCCGGGACTGGCTGAAGCGGCTGGGCATCCAGACGCTGTACATCGCCCCGGGGAGCCCGTGGGAGAACGGCTTCGCGGAGAGTTTCCACTCGAAGCTGGTGGACGAGTTTCTGACTCAGGAGGAATTCGACAGGCTCACGACGGCGCAGAAGCTCACGGCGTCGTGGCAGAATGATTACAACCATGTCCGGCCGCACAGTTCGCTGGGGTACCTGACCCCGGCGGAGTTCGCGGCCCGGTGTTCTGCTTCCGTTCGGCCTGCGGCCTCACTGCAGCAGAACACCGACATTCCCCAACCGGAACTCTCATAA